The following coding sequences are from one Candidatus Woesearchaeota archaeon window:
- the pta gene encoding phosphate acetyltransferase yields MDLLARLAKQAKKNPKKIVYTDAPDKRLLQALKEIKNYAQPILVGNKDHIEQELKKYRVKGVAVIDIKDSLLRPKAVEELLHLRAKKGLTKKQAQNLLLKKEYFGAMMVQLGIADAMIGGATSTTAELVRPALQIIGTKEKFHRVSSVFIMEINKKIYFFADCAVNVAPDAKTLSEIALDSAQTARSLGITPRVALLSFSTKGSYEGPEVKHIRKAALLARKKDPSLLIDGELQADAALVPSIAKRKLKEGPIQGNANVLIFPDLNSGNISYKLLERLGHAKAIGPLLQGLKKPINDLSRGCSAQDIVNLTILTSTQ; encoded by the coding sequence ATGGATCTCTTAGCAAGGCTTGCTAAACAAGCGAAAAAAAATCCAAAAAAAATAGTGTATACAGATGCTCCTGATAAGAGACTTCTCCAAGCGCTTAAAGAGATTAAAAACTACGCGCAACCGATTCTTGTGGGCAACAAAGACCACATCGAACAAGAACTTAAAAAATATCGGGTAAAGGGTGTTGCTGTTATTGATATCAAAGATTCTCTTCTACGACCAAAAGCAGTTGAAGAACTCTTACACCTGCGTGCAAAGAAAGGACTAACAAAAAAACAGGCTCAAAATCTCCTTCTCAAAAAAGAGTACTTTGGAGCGATGATGGTGCAGTTAGGCATTGCAGACGCAATGATTGGAGGAGCAACATCAACAACTGCGGAATTAGTACGACCCGCATTGCAAATCATAGGCACAAAAGAAAAGTTTCATAGGGTTTCAAGTGTGTTCATCATGGAAATAAACAAAAAAATCTATTTTTTTGCAGATTGCGCAGTCAACGTAGCTCCCGATGCGAAAACACTAAGCGAGATTGCACTAGACTCCGCACAAACTGCAAGATCTTTAGGAATAACCCCTCGCGTTGCACTACTCTCCTTTTCCACAAAAGGAAGCTATGAAGGACCAGAAGTAAAACACATACGAAAAGCAGCGCTCTTAGCAAGAAAAAAAGATCCGTCCCTTCTTATTGATGGGGAATTACAAGCAGATGCTGCTCTTGTTCCAAGTATTGCAAAAAGAAAACTAAAAGAAGGACCCATACAAGGAAATGCAAACGTTCTCATCTTTCCCGATCTTAACTCAGGAAATATTAGCTACAAGCTTCTTGAACGATTAGGTCATGCAAAGGCAATAGGGCCGCTCTTACAAGGTCTTAAAAAACCAATCAACGATCTCTCTCGAGGCTGTTCCGCACAAGACATCGTCAACTTAACCATACTTACCTCAACACAATGA
- a CDS encoding mRNA surveillance protein pelota, producing the protein MQWPMFIYKCFSSQMMKILNSQKTKKTLLVEQLDDLWYLSQIIEPHDILRTKTERKLKIGEDKIVKKTLVLSLEVTKTELTPESLRVSGIVSEGTQDVPKGVHHTFSITQGSRIDLEKTQWLNYHEEYLNEATQPPKSKRLLCVLDRDEAHFALLGPKGIERISDMRGSVNKKGYDGQAEGDFYASVAKRIEEYLERYEAPLCILSSPAFFKDEVYKKISQEHKKRIITTASNTGNPQAFSEILKKNEVRSALVDDANTQDLTLIEQVLERIAKDGAVAYGFEEVQNAAQVGAIETLLIANSYLEQAKEEGTFSQLYELMKQASHMRAKVHLVNSENDAGKQLLGLGGVAALLRYKL; encoded by the coding sequence ATGCAATGGCCAATGTTTATATATAAATGTTTCTCCTCACAAATGATGAAGATTCTCAACTCCCAGAAGACGAAAAAAACACTGCTCGTAGAACAACTTGATGACTTGTGGTACCTCTCACAAATCATTGAGCCTCATGACATTCTAAGAACAAAAACGGAGAGGAAACTCAAAATTGGAGAAGACAAAATCGTGAAGAAAACATTGGTGTTGTCTCTTGAAGTGACGAAAACCGAACTCACTCCTGAGTCCCTTCGCGTTTCAGGAATTGTGAGCGAGGGAACACAAGACGTTCCTAAGGGCGTTCATCACACGTTTTCAATCACTCAAGGATCTCGTATTGATCTTGAAAAAACGCAGTGGCTTAATTACCATGAGGAGTATCTCAATGAAGCCACTCAACCCCCAAAATCAAAACGTCTTCTTTGCGTTTTGGACAGAGATGAAGCACATTTTGCACTTCTTGGTCCGAAAGGAATTGAGCGCATAAGCGATATGAGAGGATCAGTAAATAAAAAAGGATATGATGGCCAAGCAGAGGGTGATTTTTATGCCAGCGTTGCAAAACGCATAGAGGAATATCTTGAACGATACGAAGCCCCTCTTTGCATTCTTTCAAGTCCTGCTTTCTTTAAAGATGAGGTATACAAAAAAATCTCTCAAGAACATAAAAAGCGCATCATTACCACTGCATCAAACACAGGAAACCCTCAGGCATTTAGCGAGATTCTTAAAAAAAACGAGGTGCGAAGCGCCCTTGTTGACGATGCGAACACTCAAGATCTCACCCTTATTGAACAAGTTCTTGAACGCATTGCAAAGGACGGTGCTGTAGCTTACGGATTTGAAGAAGTGCAAAACGCAGCGCAAGTTGGAGCAATTGAAACACTTCTTATTGCAAATAGTTATCTTGAACAGGCAAAAGAAGAAGGAACATTTTCTCAGCTCTATGAGCTTATGAAACAAGCATCACACATGAGAGCAAAGGTACATCTTGTGAACTCAGAAAATGATGCTGGAAAACAATTGTTGGGTCTTGGTGGTGTTGCCGCGCTACTTCGCTATAAGCTGTAG
- a CDS encoding phenylalanine--tRNA ligase subunit alpha: MNASELVSYLHPYERRVLPFLATVHSVEDLAKETKLQEVEVIRALQWLENKGVIILETRECEEFALAPKAQAYLTKGLPETQFLRLLEKQSLSFSELQKKISKEEFNVSLGMLKREGAIHVENAQVSITDKGKKILLEPNALEETLKKIHEGKPLSAQDEKNVNILVKRGLVKVTKRHLKRARLTPLGKELLKQDLKISEELVERLTPEMLKSGSWEGKTFRKYDITINVPKITRGKRHFVNEAIDYARKVWLTMGFQEMTGTMVNTSYWNFDALFTAQDHPVREMQDTFFLADPAKGTLPKNYEKVKEVHENGGNTQSKGWGYTWKEHDAQTNVLRTHTTVLSAQTLAKLKQEDLPAKFFAVGKVFRNETVDWSHLFEFNQSEGIVVDEHVNFRHLLGYLRRFFTLLGFPKARFRPAYFPYTEPSVEIDVFHPVHKKWVELGGAGIFRPEVTTPLLGKEIPVLAWGPGFDRIMTDYYEITDLRDLYKNDLKQLREIKSWMR; encoded by the coding sequence ATGAACGCATCAGAGCTTGTAAGTTACTTACACCCCTATGAGCGACGAGTACTACCATTCCTTGCAACAGTTCATAGTGTTGAAGATCTTGCAAAAGAAACAAAATTGCAAGAAGTTGAAGTTATCAGAGCACTTCAATGGCTTGAAAACAAGGGAGTAATAATACTTGAGACGAGAGAGTGTGAAGAATTCGCTCTTGCTCCCAAAGCTCAAGCATACCTTACAAAAGGACTTCCCGAAACACAATTTCTTCGTTTGCTTGAAAAACAAAGTCTCTCCTTTAGCGAATTGCAAAAAAAAATCTCAAAGGAGGAGTTTAATGTATCCTTAGGTATGCTCAAAAGGGAAGGGGCGATTCATGTTGAAAACGCACAGGTAAGCATCACTGATAAAGGTAAAAAAATTCTATTAGAGCCTAATGCGCTTGAAGAAACACTCAAAAAAATTCATGAGGGAAAACCCCTAAGTGCGCAAGATGAAAAAAACGTGAACATCCTTGTGAAGAGAGGCTTAGTAAAAGTAACTAAAAGACATCTAAAAAGAGCGCGCCTCACACCTCTTGGAAAAGAGCTTCTCAAGCAAGATCTCAAAATCTCCGAAGAACTTGTTGAGAGACTCACGCCTGAGATGTTAAAGAGTGGAAGTTGGGAAGGAAAAACATTTCGTAAATATGATATAACAATTAATGTTCCAAAAATAACAAGGGGAAAACGACACTTTGTGAATGAAGCAATAGACTATGCAAGAAAGGTTTGGTTAACGATGGGTTTCCAAGAAATGACAGGGACAATGGTTAACACCTCTTATTGGAATTTTGATGCTCTCTTCACAGCACAAGATCACCCCGTAAGAGAAATGCAAGACACCTTTTTTCTTGCAGACCCAGCAAAAGGGACTCTTCCAAAAAACTATGAAAAAGTAAAAGAAGTTCATGAAAACGGAGGAAACACACAAAGTAAAGGGTGGGGGTATACTTGGAAAGAACACGATGCACAAACAAATGTTCTTCGCACACACACCACCGTTCTCTCCGCACAAACGCTTGCAAAACTCAAACAAGAAGATCTTCCAGCAAAATTCTTTGCTGTTGGAAAAGTATTTCGTAATGAGACTGTTGATTGGTCACATCTTTTTGAGTTCAACCAATCAGAAGGAATTGTTGTTGATGAACACGTGAATTTTAGACACCTTCTTGGTTATTTGAGAAGATTCTTCACCCTTCTTGGATTTCCAAAAGCGCGTTTTAGACCTGCTTACTTTCCCTACACTGAGCCCAGTGTTGAAATTGACGTATTTCACCCCGTGCATAAGAAATGGGTTGAACTTGGAGGGGCAGGAATTTTCAGACCTGAAGTGACCACACCTCTTCTTGGAAAAGAAATCCCCGTTCTTGCTTGGGGACCCGGATTTGATAGAATCATGACAGACTATTATGAAATTACAGATCTTCGTGACCTTTACAAAAACGATCTTAAACAATTACGAGAAATAAAATCATGGATGAGGTAA
- a CDS encoding phenylalanine--tRNA ligase subunit beta, whose translation MPSVKLNRHVVEQLIGKQLSEEELADRISMLGTDLEKITEDEIHVEVFPNRPDMLSEQGLSRALATFVGAKKGLAFFCVNPSGKQVIKDSSVESVRPFTACAIVRGLTFSDEKIREVMQMQEKLHVTYARNRKKLAIGIYPLDKITFPITYCAKDAKDISFAPLGYEKVMSAQEIIEQHPAGKEYGHLLAGLEKYPLFVDAKGEVLSMPPLINSNTVGKVETSTKDVFVEVSGFTFEECSTCLAILVTALHDMGGTIESVEIVSDEDVRTTPNLEPSTLPLQRDYVNTRLGLELTEENIRELLQKMGLDYENGIAKIPAYRADIMHPIDLVEDIAIAYGYENFEPELPDIATIAQEDPFEVFKSRIIQILIGMRLLETNTYHLTNKKDHTLKMNCSLEPIPLANALTTEYNALRSWILPNLLKVLSENKHHEYPQNLFEAGTVFIKDAQASEKESELGRTFLREETRLGVVLCSPTADFTHIKQVFDQIMLALNLSYTSKPTEHGSFIPGRVARIACKGKNIAYLGEIHPQVLSAWSIEMPVAAFELNLLELWRVMTCDE comes from the coding sequence ATGCCAAGCGTAAAACTCAATAGACACGTTGTTGAACAACTCATAGGAAAACAACTCTCAGAAGAAGAACTTGCCGATCGCATCTCTATGCTCGGCACAGATCTTGAAAAAATAACAGAAGATGAAATTCATGTAGAGGTCTTTCCCAACAGACCTGACATGCTCAGCGAGCAAGGTCTTTCACGAGCACTTGCAACCTTTGTTGGCGCGAAAAAAGGTCTTGCTTTTTTTTGCGTAAATCCCTCTGGAAAACAAGTCATTAAGGACTCAAGTGTAGAGAGTGTTAGACCATTTACCGCGTGTGCAATTGTAAGAGGGCTTACTTTTTCAGATGAAAAAATTCGAGAAGTTATGCAAATGCAGGAAAAACTTCATGTTACCTATGCGCGTAACAGGAAAAAACTTGCTATTGGTATTTACCCTCTTGATAAAATAACCTTTCCCATCACGTACTGCGCAAAAGATGCAAAGGACATCTCTTTTGCACCTCTTGGATATGAAAAAGTCATGAGCGCACAAGAAATTATTGAACAACACCCTGCAGGAAAAGAATACGGCCATCTTCTAGCAGGCCTTGAGAAGTATCCTCTCTTTGTTGATGCAAAGGGGGAAGTGCTATCCATGCCACCACTTATCAACTCAAACACCGTAGGAAAAGTAGAGACATCCACCAAAGATGTATTTGTTGAAGTATCCGGATTTACTTTTGAAGAGTGTTCTACGTGTCTTGCAATACTTGTCACCGCACTTCATGATATGGGAGGAACAATTGAATCTGTTGAAATCGTAAGTGATGAAGACGTGCGCACAACACCTAACCTGGAACCATCAACACTACCTCTTCAAAGAGACTATGTGAATACTCGTCTAGGTCTTGAACTCACAGAAGAAAACATACGTGAACTCTTACAAAAAATGGGTCTTGATTACGAGAATGGCATTGCAAAAATCCCTGCATATCGTGCAGACATCATGCACCCCATTGATCTTGTTGAAGATATTGCCATTGCCTACGGCTATGAGAATTTTGAGCCTGAACTTCCTGATATTGCAACAATTGCCCAAGAAGACCCCTTTGAAGTTTTCAAATCAAGAATCATTCAAATTCTTATCGGTATGCGCCTACTTGAAACAAATACCTACCACCTCACAAACAAAAAGGACCACACGCTCAAAATGAATTGTTCCTTAGAGCCCATTCCCCTTGCAAACGCACTCACAACAGAGTACAATGCACTTAGGTCGTGGATTCTTCCCAACCTTCTCAAAGTTCTTAGTGAAAACAAGCATCATGAATACCCTCAGAACCTTTTTGAAGCGGGAACCGTTTTCATTAAGGATGCTCAAGCTTCTGAAAAAGAATCAGAATTGGGTCGGACCTTCCTTCGTGAAGAGACTCGTCTTGGCGTTGTTTTGTGTTCGCCTACTGCGGACTTTACACACATCAAACAAGTGTTTGACCAAATCATGTTAGCATTAAATCTCTCCTACACTTCAAAGCCAACTGAGCATGGTAGTTTTATCCCTGGAAGAGTTGCAAGAATTGCTTGTAAGGGGAAGAACATTGCCTACTTGGGGGAGATTCATCCACAAGTGCTTAGTGCTTGGAGCATTGAGATGCCTGTTGCTGCGTTTGAGCTGAACCTCTTAGAACTGTGGAGGGTGATGACATGCGACGAGTAA